In one window of Pseudomonas benzenivorans DNA:
- a CDS encoding Hsp20/alpha crystallin family protein: MYESLLNFPNGLLAEFERLQRELQQDYAGLGRPGSIRAVASGAFPALNVGSTTSSIEVYAFAPGIDPDKLDVQIDHGLLTIVGEREGDRPGDNGSLSVYANERFSGRFKRTVSLSDDADPDKVEASYRDGVLHIKVARRESAQPKRITVQ, translated from the coding sequence ATGTACGAGTCCCTTCTCAACTTTCCCAACGGCCTGCTCGCCGAGTTCGAACGCCTGCAGCGCGAGCTGCAGCAGGACTACGCCGGTCTCGGCCGGCCGGGCAGCATCCGTGCGGTCGCCAGCGGCGCCTTCCCGGCGCTCAACGTCGGCAGCACGACCTCGAGCATCGAGGTCTACGCCTTCGCCCCGGGGATCGACCCGGACAAGCTCGACGTGCAGATCGATCACGGCCTGCTGACCATAGTCGGCGAGCGCGAGGGCGATCGGCCGGGCGACAACGGCAGCCTGTCGGTCTATGCCAACGAGCGCTTCAGCGGTCGCTTCAAGCGCACGGTGAGCCTGTCCGACGACGCCGACCCGGACAAGGTCGAGGCGTCCTATCGCGACGGCGTGCTGCATATCAAGGTGGCGCGGCGCGAGTCGGCCCAACCCAAGCGCATCACCGTCCAGTAA
- a CDS encoding RluA family pseudouridine synthase — protein sequence MPLSQIEILHQDAALLVINKPTLLLSVPGRAEDNRDCLVTRLQENGYPEARIVHRLDWETSGIIVLARDADSHRELSRQFHDRETEKAYTALCWGQPELDSGSIDLPLRYDPPTKPRHVVDHELGKHALTFWRVLERCGDYCRIELTPITGRSHQLRVHMLSIGHPLLGDRLYAHAQALAAHERLCLHASMLTLSHPHSGERLRFECPAPF from the coding sequence ATGCCCCTCAGCCAGATTGAAATCCTCCACCAGGACGCCGCCCTGCTGGTGATCAACAAACCCACCCTGCTGCTCTCGGTGCCCGGTCGCGCCGAGGACAACCGCGACTGCCTGGTCACCCGCCTGCAGGAGAACGGCTACCCGGAGGCGCGCATCGTCCACCGCCTGGACTGGGAAACCTCGGGCATCATCGTCCTGGCCCGGGATGCCGACAGCCACCGCGAGCTGTCCCGGCAGTTCCACGACCGCGAGACGGAGAAGGCCTACACCGCGCTGTGCTGGGGCCAGCCCGAGCTGGACAGTGGCAGCATCGACCTGCCGCTGCGCTACGACCCGCCGACCAAGCCGCGCCATGTGGTCGACCATGAACTGGGCAAGCACGCCCTGACCTTCTGGCGGGTGTTGGAGCGCTGCGGCGACTATTGCCGCATCGAGCTGACGCCGATCACCGGCCGCTCGCACCAGCTGCGGGTGCACATGCTGTCGATCGGCCACCCGCTGCTCGGCGACCGCCTCTATGCCCACGCGCAGGCCCTGGCCGCCCATGAGCGCCTGTGCCTGCACGCCAGCATGCTGACCCTGAGCCACCCGCACAGCGGCGAACGCCTGCGCTTCGAGTGCCCCGCGCCGTTCTGA
- the minE gene encoding cell division topological specificity factor MinE has translation MNIFDFFRERKKETPASIAKERLQIIVAHERGQRSQPDYLPALQQELVEVIRKYVAIDSDQVQVALENQGSCSILELNITLPDR, from the coding sequence ATGAATATTTTCGACTTCTTTCGCGAACGCAAGAAGGAAACCCCCGCCTCCATCGCCAAAGAACGCCTACAGATCATCGTCGCCCACGAGCGTGGCCAACGCAGCCAGCCGGACTACCTGCCGGCCCTGCAGCAGGAGCTGGTCGAGGTGATCCGCAAATACGTCGCCATCGACTCGGATCAGGTCCAGGTCGCCCTGGAGAACCAGGGCAGCTGCTCGATCCTGGAGCTCAATATCACCCTGCCGGATCGCTGA
- the minD gene encoding septum site-determining protein MinD, whose product MAKILVVTSGKGGVGKTTTSAAIGTGLALRGHKTVIVDFDVGLRNLDLIMGCERRVVYDFVNVVNGEATLTQALIKDKRLENLYVLAASQTRDKDALTLEGVEKVINELSQNFEYVVCDSPAGIEKGAHLAMYFADEAIVVTNPEVSSVRDSDRMLGLLASKSRRAEKGEEAIKEHLLLTRYNPERVTKGEMLGVEDVEEILAIRLLGVIPESQAVLKASNQGVPVILDDQSDAGQAYSDAVDRLLGKEVPHRFLDVQKKGLMQRLFGAR is encoded by the coding sequence TTGGCCAAGATCCTCGTAGTCACGTCCGGCAAGGGTGGCGTGGGCAAAACCACCACCAGCGCCGCCATCGGTACCGGCCTCGCCCTGCGCGGGCACAAGACTGTCATCGTCGACTTCGACGTCGGCCTGCGTAACCTCGACCTGATCATGGGCTGCGAACGCCGCGTGGTGTACGACTTCGTCAACGTGGTCAACGGCGAAGCGACCCTGACCCAGGCGCTGATCAAGGACAAGCGCCTGGAGAACCTCTACGTGCTGGCCGCCAGCCAGACCCGCGACAAGGACGCCCTGACCCTGGAGGGCGTGGAGAAGGTCATCAACGAGCTGTCGCAGAACTTCGAGTACGTGGTCTGCGACTCGCCCGCCGGCATCGAGAAGGGCGCCCACCTGGCCATGTACTTCGCCGACGAGGCGATAGTCGTGACCAACCCGGAAGTCTCCTCGGTGCGCGACTCCGACCGCATGCTCGGCCTGCTGGCGAGCAAGTCGCGCCGCGCCGAGAAGGGCGAGGAGGCGATCAAGGAGCACCTGCTGCTGACCCGCTACAACCCCGAGCGCGTGACCAAGGGCGAAATGCTCGGCGTGGAAGACGTCGAGGAAATCCTCGCCATCCGCCTGCTCGGCGTGATCCCCGAATCGCAGGCGGTGCTCAAGGCCTCCAACCAGGGTGTACCGGTGATTCTCGACGACCAGAGCGACGCCGGCCAGGCGTACAGCGATGCCGTCGACCGCCTGCTCGGCAAGGAAGTGCCGCACCGCTTCCTCGACGTGCAGAAGAAAGGACTCATGCAACGCCTGTTCGGAGCCCGCTGA
- the minC gene encoding septum site-determining protein MinC, whose amino-acid sequence MSQADLLDQDPVFQLKGSMLAITVLELAHNDLERLDQQLTEKVAQAPQFFSNTPLVLALDKLPAAENNLDLAALMSLCRKHGLRTLAVRASRADDIAAADALDLPVLPPSGARERQLELTPKPPEKPAEPELKPTKIVTTPVRGGQQVYAQGGDLIVLAPVSAGAELLADGNIHVYAPMRGRALAGIKGNTQARIFCQQMGAELLSIAGQYKVAEDLRRDPLWGDAVHVSLSGDVLNITRL is encoded by the coding sequence ATGAGCCAAGCCGATCTACTCGACCAAGACCCCGTGTTCCAGCTCAAGGGCAGCATGCTCGCCATCACCGTGCTGGAGCTGGCGCACAACGACCTGGAGCGCCTCGATCAGCAGCTGACGGAAAAGGTCGCCCAGGCGCCGCAGTTCTTCAGCAACACGCCGCTGGTGCTGGCCCTGGACAAGCTGCCCGCCGCAGAGAACAACCTCGATCTCGCCGCGCTGATGAGCCTGTGCCGCAAGCACGGCCTGCGCACCCTGGCGGTACGCGCCAGCCGAGCCGACGACATCGCCGCCGCCGACGCCCTGGATCTGCCGGTGCTCCCCCCCTCCGGCGCCCGCGAGCGCCAGCTCGAACTGACGCCCAAACCGCCGGAAAAACCGGCCGAGCCGGAACTCAAGCCGACCAAGATCGTCACAACCCCGGTACGCGGCGGTCAGCAGGTCTATGCCCAGGGCGGCGACCTGATCGTCCTGGCGCCGGTCAGCGCCGGCGCCGAACTGCTCGCCGACGGCAATATCCACGTCTATGCCCCCATGCGCGGCCGCGCCCTGGCCGGGATCAAGGGCAACACCCAGGCGCGGATTTTCTGTCAACAAATGGGCGCCGAACTGCTGTCGATCGCCGGCCAATACAAGGTCGCCGAGGACCTGCGCCGCGACCCGCTGTGGGGCGATGCGGTGCATGTCAGCCTGTCGGGTGACGTGTTGAACATCACCCGCCTTTAA
- a CDS encoding lipid A biosynthesis lauroyl acyltransferase: protein MDRPVFRGSFLHPRFWLLWLGLGLLWLVSLLPYPVLMRLGRWLGALMYRLARSRRQIAARNLELCFPQWSAAERQRVLRENFASTGMTFFEMAISWWWPPARLRKLGRLEGLEHLQQAQAEGQGVILMALHFTTLEMGGGLLGMQQDMYGMYRPHKNPLFDYVQRRGREQRLLGVIERDDVRGMLKLLRAGGVVWYAPDQDYGAQRSIFVPLFGVPAATVTATSKFARLGRARVIPFTQERLADGSGYKVVVHPPLADFPGDSEEADCLRINQWIERAVGACPEQYLWAHRRFKTRPAGESKLYRKSRA from the coding sequence ATGGATCGTCCAGTGTTTCGGGGTTCTTTTCTTCACCCGCGTTTCTGGCTGCTGTGGCTGGGGCTCGGCCTGTTGTGGCTGGTCTCGCTGTTGCCTTACCCGGTGCTGATGCGCCTGGGGCGCTGGTTGGGTGCCTTGATGTACCGCCTGGCACGGTCGCGGCGGCAGATCGCCGCGCGCAATCTGGAACTGTGCTTTCCCCAGTGGTCGGCGGCCGAGCGTCAGCGGGTGTTGCGGGAAAACTTCGCCTCCACCGGCATGACCTTCTTCGAGATGGCGATCAGCTGGTGGTGGCCGCCCGCGCGCCTGCGCAAACTGGGGCGCCTGGAGGGGCTGGAGCATCTGCAGCAGGCCCAGGCCGAGGGCCAGGGGGTGATCCTCATGGCCCTGCATTTCACCACCCTGGAAATGGGCGGCGGCCTGCTCGGCATGCAGCAGGACATGTATGGCATGTATCGGCCGCACAAGAATCCACTGTTCGACTATGTCCAGCGCCGTGGCCGCGAGCAGCGCCTGCTCGGGGTGATCGAGCGCGACGATGTGCGTGGCATGCTCAAGCTGCTGCGCGCCGGGGGCGTGGTCTGGTATGCGCCGGATCAGGATTATGGCGCCCAGCGCAGCATCTTCGTGCCGCTGTTCGGCGTACCGGCCGCCACGGTCACCGCCACCAGCAAGTTCGCCCGCCTGGGCCGTGCGCGGGTGATCCCCTTCACTCAGGAACGCCTGGCCGATGGTTCGGGCTACAAGGTGGTGGTGCATCCGCCGCTGGCGGATTTCCCCGGGGACAGCGAGGAGGCCGACTGCCTGCGCATCAACCAGTGGATCGAGCGGGCGGTGGGGGCCTGTCCCGAGCAATACCTGTGGGCGCATCGACGCTTCAAGACGCGCCCGGCAGGCGAGTCCAAGCTCTACCGGAAAAGCCGCGCCTAG